One Polycladomyces zharkentensis genomic region harbors:
- the rimP gene encoding ribosome maturation factor RimP has translation MSQQVVETVEQLAAPILAAEGLELVDITFQKEGKNWYLRLFIDKIEGRVDLDDISRVSEKLSEELDRVDPIPGAYFLEVSSPGAERPLKKPRDFERAVGKFVHITTLEPVAGRNKFEGTLTAYAPDVLTVEVEGKPVEIPFDKVSKARLAIVF, from the coding sequence TTGAGCCAGCAGGTAGTGGAAACGGTTGAACAGTTGGCGGCCCCCATTTTGGCAGCGGAAGGGCTGGAACTGGTCGACATCACGTTTCAAAAAGAGGGAAAGAACTGGTATTTGCGTCTGTTCATCGATAAAATCGAGGGGCGCGTCGACTTGGACGACATCAGCCGCGTCAGCGAAAAATTGAGTGAAGAATTGGACCGTGTTGATCCGATTCCCGGAGCCTATTTCCTGGAGGTCTCTTCGCCGGGGGCGGAACGACCGCTGAAAAAACCGCGGGATTTTGAGCGGGCAGTGGGAAAATTCGTTCACATCACCACGTTGGAGCCGGTCGCAGGGCGCAACAAGTTTGAGGGAACGTTGACCGCTTACGCGCCGGATGTGCTGACGGTCGAGGTCGAAGGCAAACCGGTGGAGATTCCGTTTGACAAAGTGTCGAAAGCACGGTTGGCCATTGTCTTTTAA
- the nusA gene encoding transcription termination factor NusA produces the protein MNAEFIEALNQLEKEKGISKDVLIEALEAALISGYKRNFHSAQNVRVDIDRETGAVRVFARKTVVDEVTDPRLEISLEAAREINPAYQLDDIVEIEVTPRDFGRIAAQTAKQVVTQRIREAERNIIYDQFVDREEDIVTGVVQRADHRHYYIDLGKVEALLPYNETMPGERFKQGERVKTYITRVEKSTKGPMIYVSRTHPGLLKRLFELEVPEIYEGIVEIKSVAREAGFRSKIAVSSRDEQVDPVGACVGHRGMRVQTVVNELRGEKIDIVRYSDDPQEFVANALSPSKVVSVDIREDEKVARVVVPDHQLSLAIGKEGQNARLAAKLTGWKIDIKSESEAYEEENVDEVTDTLEPDAETAEEENA, from the coding sequence ATGAATGCAGAGTTCATCGAGGCCCTCAATCAGCTGGAAAAAGAGAAAGGCATCAGCAAGGATGTGTTGATCGAGGCGCTGGAAGCCGCACTGATCTCCGGTTACAAACGCAATTTCCACTCCGCACAGAACGTGCGAGTGGACATCGACCGTGAAACCGGCGCGGTGCGTGTTTTTGCTCGGAAAACAGTCGTCGATGAGGTGACGGATCCGCGGTTGGAGATATCGTTGGAGGCCGCCAGGGAGATCAATCCCGCTTATCAGCTGGATGATATCGTCGAAATTGAAGTGACACCGAGAGATTTCGGGCGGATTGCCGCTCAGACCGCCAAACAGGTGGTCACTCAACGCATTCGCGAGGCGGAGCGCAATATCATCTACGACCAATTTGTCGATCGCGAAGAGGATATCGTCACCGGCGTGGTGCAGCGGGCTGATCATCGCCATTATTATATCGACCTGGGCAAGGTGGAGGCGCTTCTGCCGTACAACGAAACAATGCCGGGTGAGCGCTTCAAACAGGGCGAACGGGTGAAAACGTACATCACCCGCGTCGAGAAATCGACCAAAGGACCGATGATCTATGTCTCCCGTACACATCCCGGACTTTTGAAACGGTTGTTCGAACTGGAAGTGCCGGAAATCTACGAAGGGATCGTCGAAATCAAGTCGGTGGCGAGAGAAGCCGGCTTCCGTTCCAAAATCGCGGTGTCGTCCCGGGATGAACAGGTGGACCCGGTCGGCGCTTGCGTGGGACATCGCGGCATGCGTGTACAGACTGTGGTGAATGAGCTGCGCGGAGAGAAAATCGACATTGTCCGCTACTCCGATGATCCGCAGGAATTCGTGGCCAATGCGCTCAGTCCTTCCAAGGTGGTCAGTGTGGACATCCGGGAAGACGAGAAAGTGGCTCGCGTGGTCGTGCCGGACCATCAACTGTCGCTGGCCATCGGCAAAGAGGGGCAGAATGCCCGTCTGGCGGCCAAATTGACCGGTTGGAAGATCGACATCAAGAGCGAATCGGAAGCGTACGAAGAAGAAAATGTGGATGAGGTAACCGACACCTTGGAACCGGATGCGGAAACGGCGGAGGAAGAGAACGCATAA
- the rnpM gene encoding RNase P modulator RnpM: protein MRTRKVPMRKCVACQEMMPKKELIRVVRTPEQEILIDPTGKKSGRGAYLCGKEECFRLAKKKKALDRALKVQVDDSIYDRLQEELSRVKLHG, encoded by the coding sequence ATGCGGACCAGAAAGGTTCCGATGCGCAAGTGTGTCGCATGTCAGGAAATGATGCCGAAAAAGGAACTGATTCGGGTGGTTCGGACACCTGAGCAAGAGATCCTGATTGACCCCACCGGGAAAAAATCGGGCCGGGGTGCTTATCTGTGCGGCAAGGAGGAGTGCTTCCGGCTGGCCAAAAAGAAAAAAGCATTGGACCGGGCACTCAAAGTGCAGGTGGACGATTCGATCTACGACCGGTTACAAGAAGAATTGTCACGGGTGAAGTTGCATGGATAA
- a CDS encoding YlxQ family RNA-binding protein, translated as MDKRLQLLGLAQRAGKVVTGEEAVLRAIRSGQAAAVILAEDASDNTRKRFADKCSYYDVPLWHMGTRTELGRAIGKPERVVIALTDPGFARAMRQKAE; from the coding sequence ATGGATAAACGGTTGCAACTGCTCGGATTGGCACAGCGTGCGGGGAAAGTCGTGACCGGAGAGGAAGCGGTGTTGCGGGCCATCCGCTCGGGTCAAGCCGCCGCGGTGATCTTGGCGGAAGATGCTTCCGACAATACGCGGAAGCGGTTTGCCGATAAATGTTCATACTATGATGTTCCCCTCTGGCACATGGGAACACGGACTGAACTGGGAAGAGCGATCGGGAAGCCGGAACGGGTGGTGATTGCGCTCACTGACCCCGGTTTTGCCCGTGCGATGAGGCAGAAGGCAGAGTAA
- the infB gene encoding translation initiation factor IF-2 yields the protein MTKLRVYEYAKQMNMSSKEVITILQRMNINVNNHMSVMDDQMVQKVEQFIKKVKEQNAPGKAKPSGASGNKRPNGSSKTQGETKGHPKATEQKNMGGKNKEANMKKQRNKASNDNGETVGVKGKSSRKGAFDNRDSGGKKGRGKKQKDRNRRPAQVEKPAPKLPSEIEISGPMTVGEAAKLMRREAADVIRKLMGLGVLATINQEIDPDTITLVAEEYGIKVKVKEQIDESAFEEIEEVDAPEDLQERPPVVTIMGHVDHGKTTLLDTIRHSNITAGEAGGITQHIGAYQVEANGKKITFLDTPGHAAFTTMRARGAKVTDITVLVVAADDGVMPQTVEAINHAKAADVPIIVAVNKMDKPDANPDRVKQQLMEHGLVPEEWGGDTIFVPVSALKGEGIDELLEMILLVAEVQELKANPNKRARGVVIEAELDKGRGPVATVLVQNGTLRVGDSIVAGNYFGKVRAMVNDRGRRVKAAPPSTPVEILGLQDVPNAGDAFMVFEDEKKARAIAEKRAEKQRQQELRAQSRVTLDDLYKHIQEGEVKELNIIIKADVQGSVEALRGALEKIDVEGVRVKIIHSAVGAITESDIILASASNAIIIGFNVRPETNARAAAEQEKVDIRLHRVIYDVIEEIEAAMKGMLDPEYEEKVVGSAEVRQIFKVSRIGTIAGCYVTEGKIVRDGKVRLIRDGIVVHEGEIDTLKRFKDDVREVAQGYECGLTLKNFNDIKEGDVVEVYVIQEVER from the coding sequence TTGACCAAATTGCGTGTATACGAATACGCGAAACAGATGAATATGAGCAGTAAAGAAGTAATAACCATCCTGCAACGGATGAACATCAATGTGAACAATCATATGAGCGTGATGGACGATCAAATGGTGCAAAAGGTGGAGCAGTTCATCAAAAAAGTGAAGGAGCAAAACGCTCCGGGCAAAGCGAAACCGTCCGGGGCGTCCGGCAACAAACGCCCGAACGGGTCGTCCAAAACACAAGGGGAAACCAAAGGACATCCAAAAGCGACGGAGCAAAAAAACATGGGTGGGAAGAACAAAGAGGCAAACATGAAGAAACAACGGAACAAAGCATCAAACGACAACGGGGAAACGGTCGGAGTAAAAGGAAAATCATCGCGTAAAGGTGCGTTTGACAACCGCGACAGCGGCGGAAAAAAAGGACGGGGCAAAAAACAAAAAGACCGGAATCGCCGTCCTGCACAGGTGGAGAAACCGGCACCGAAACTGCCGTCGGAAATTGAGATTTCGGGACCGATGACGGTCGGTGAAGCAGCCAAATTGATGCGTCGGGAAGCTGCCGATGTGATCCGCAAGCTGATGGGACTCGGTGTGTTGGCCACCATCAACCAGGAAATCGATCCGGATACGATCACCCTGGTCGCGGAGGAATACGGCATCAAGGTAAAAGTCAAAGAACAGATCGACGAATCGGCCTTTGAGGAAATCGAAGAAGTCGATGCGCCGGAAGACTTGCAGGAGCGGCCGCCCGTGGTCACCATCATGGGGCACGTGGACCACGGAAAAACCACGCTGTTGGACACGATTCGCCACTCCAACATCACGGCGGGAGAAGCCGGGGGCATCACCCAGCATATCGGGGCATACCAAGTGGAAGCCAACGGCAAGAAAATCACGTTCCTCGACACTCCGGGGCACGCCGCGTTCACGACGATGCGGGCACGCGGAGCCAAAGTGACGGACATCACCGTACTGGTCGTCGCTGCGGATGACGGTGTGATGCCACAGACCGTCGAAGCGATCAACCACGCCAAAGCGGCCGACGTGCCGATTATCGTGGCGGTGAACAAGATGGACAAACCGGATGCCAACCCGGACCGCGTCAAACAACAATTGATGGAACACGGTTTGGTGCCGGAAGAATGGGGCGGCGACACCATTTTTGTTCCTGTGTCCGCACTCAAGGGTGAAGGGATCGACGAGCTTTTGGAAATGATTCTGCTCGTTGCGGAAGTGCAGGAATTGAAAGCCAACCCCAATAAACGTGCCCGCGGCGTCGTCATCGAAGCCGAGCTGGACAAGGGACGCGGACCCGTCGCCACCGTGTTGGTGCAAAACGGGACGTTGCGTGTCGGCGACAGCATCGTGGCCGGCAACTATTTCGGTAAAGTGCGGGCGATGGTCAATGACCGCGGCCGCCGGGTCAAAGCGGCACCCCCGTCCACACCGGTGGAAATTTTGGGTTTGCAGGACGTGCCGAATGCCGGGGATGCGTTCATGGTCTTTGAAGATGAGAAAAAAGCACGGGCCATCGCCGAAAAGCGGGCTGAGAAGCAGCGGCAACAGGAGCTGCGTGCGCAAAGTCGCGTCACGTTGGATGATCTGTACAAGCATATTCAGGAAGGCGAAGTGAAGGAGCTCAACATCATCATCAAGGCTGATGTGCAGGGTTCGGTGGAAGCGCTGCGCGGTGCCTTGGAGAAGATCGATGTCGAGGGGGTTCGGGTGAAGATCATCCACTCCGCCGTGGGTGCGATCACCGAATCCGACATCATCCTGGCATCCGCTTCCAATGCGATCATCATCGGTTTCAACGTCCGGCCGGAAACTAATGCCCGTGCCGCGGCGGAGCAGGAAAAAGTGGATATTCGTCTGCACCGCGTGATTTACGATGTGATCGAGGAAATCGAAGCGGCGATGAAGGGAATGCTGGACCCCGAATACGAAGAAAAAGTGGTCGGTTCGGCAGAAGTGCGCCAGATCTTCAAAGTCTCCCGGATCGGGACGATTGCCGGTTGCTACGTCACGGAGGGCAAAATCGTCCGCGACGGAAAAGTGCGCTTGATTCGCGACGGCATCGTGGTACACGAAGGGGAGATCGATACGCTGAAACGCTTCAAAGACGATGTGCGTGAAGTTGCCCAAGGATACGAGTGCGGTTTAACCCTGAAAAACTTTAACGACATCAAAGAGGGCGATGTAGTCGAAGTGTACGTCATCCAAGAAGTGGAGCGGTGA
- a CDS encoding DUF503 domain-containing protein — MYVGIQECEGRIIGSTSLKEKRRVIKSGISRIQHRFNLSVAEVGFQDDRQRTRLAMAGVGSSKKVVEQELRQALRLLEDLDGLEILHAELSFV, encoded by the coding sequence GTGTACGTCGGCATTCAGGAATGTGAGGGACGGATCATCGGTTCCACCTCGCTCAAAGAGAAGCGTCGGGTGATCAAGAGCGGGATCAGCCGGATTCAACACCGGTTCAACCTGTCGGTGGCGGAAGTCGGATTCCAGGACGACCGCCAACGCACCCGCCTTGCCATGGCCGGAGTCGGCTCCAGCAAAAAAGTGGTGGAACAGGAACTCCGGCAGGCTTTGCGCCTGCTGGAGGATTTGGATGGATTGGAAATATTGCACGCGGAACTATCGTTCGTGTAG
- the rbfA gene encoding 30S ribosome-binding factor RbfA, translated as MARIRVSRVGEQIKKELSQILQQELKDPRIGFVTITSVEMSGDLQHAKIYVSVMGDEEQKKNTLAALNKAKGFIRSELGRRIALRHTPELVFKVDESIEHGQYINQLLREVKTDDAGNR; from the coding sequence ATGGCTCGCATCCGCGTGAGTCGCGTCGGCGAACAGATCAAAAAAGAGTTGAGCCAGATTTTGCAACAGGAACTGAAAGACCCCCGCATCGGGTTTGTTACGATTACATCGGTTGAAATGAGCGGGGATCTTCAACACGCCAAAATATATGTCAGCGTCATGGGTGACGAAGAGCAGAAGAAAAACACCTTGGCTGCTTTGAACAAAGCCAAGGGCTTTATCCGGTCCGAGCTCGGGCGCCGCATTGCCCTGCGTCATACGCCCGAGCTGGTTTTCAAGGTGGATGAATCGATCGAACACGGTCAATACATCAATCAATTGTTGAGAGAAGTGAAGACGGATGATGCGGGAAACCGGTAA
- a CDS encoding DHH family phosphoesterase yields the protein MMRETGNQLEAATRFVQDADRILVVSHVNPDGDAIGSTLAVGQILKQLGKRYMMVNESAIPQKYQFLPDCDQIRSPEDLRTEAPFSHVIAVDAADADRMGECRKLFVRDVHILNIDHHATNDRFGTVNVVIPDAAATAQVLYDWVEEMGLEWTRELATCIYTGLLTDTGGFRYANTTPRVMNQAAHLIDRKVEAHRIAEEVLETTTLAHLQLLRKALETLRLSKDGQIAWMWIRRRDIEATGAKEEDWDGIVNYARNVVGVDVGILFREVNEKTIRVSFRSRRIVDVGALAQTLGGGGHARAAGCTIMGSAGEVERQVLQKVASALRRVVS from the coding sequence ATGATGCGGGAAACCGGTAATCAATTGGAGGCGGCCACCCGTTTCGTTCAGGACGCTGACCGGATTCTCGTGGTTTCCCATGTCAATCCCGACGGCGACGCGATCGGTTCGACCTTGGCCGTCGGGCAAATCCTGAAACAATTGGGAAAACGTTACATGATGGTCAACGAATCCGCCATCCCGCAGAAATATCAATTTCTCCCGGATTGCGACCAAATCCGGTCCCCGGAAGATCTTCGCACCGAGGCGCCGTTTTCCCATGTAATCGCAGTGGATGCGGCGGATGCGGATCGCATGGGGGAGTGTCGGAAGCTGTTCGTACGGGACGTGCACATACTCAACATCGACCATCACGCCACCAATGACCGCTTCGGCACGGTCAACGTGGTCATCCCGGATGCGGCGGCGACGGCACAAGTGCTGTACGATTGGGTCGAAGAGATGGGATTGGAGTGGACCCGGGAGTTGGCCACCTGCATTTATACCGGGTTATTGACCGACACGGGCGGTTTTCGTTACGCCAACACCACCCCTCGGGTGATGAACCAGGCAGCCCACCTGATTGACCGGAAAGTGGAAGCGCACCGGATTGCGGAGGAAGTGTTGGAAACCACTACGTTGGCGCATTTGCAGTTGTTGCGCAAAGCGTTGGAAACGCTGCGCCTGTCCAAAGACGGGCAGATCGCTTGGATGTGGATCCGCCGGCGAGACATCGAAGCGACGGGAGCCAAAGAAGAGGATTGGGACGGCATCGTCAATTACGCCCGTAATGTGGTGGGGGTCGATGTGGGCATTCTGTTCCGTGAAGTCAATGAGAAAACAATCCGTGTCAGTTTTCGCTCGCGCAGAATCGTGGATGTCGGCGCATTGGCCCAGACGTTGGGCGGAGGTGGTCATGCACGGGCGGCCGGCTGCACGATCATGGGAAGCGCCGGGGAAGTGGAACGGCAAGTGTTGCAAAAGGTGGCCAGCGCCCTGCGGCGCGTGGTGTCATGA
- the truB gene encoding tRNA pseudouridine(55) synthase TruB: MTIHGIIPVHKAPGMTSHDVVARIRKLTGQKRVGHTGTLDPDVEGVLPVCVGQATRIVEYIQELPKQYLGTMVLGRSTDTEDASGEVVEDRPVDRVDPADINEAFRRFHGTITQVPPMFSAVKVKGKRLYELAREGKEVKRPARQVTIYRLHATRIQPEGPYPEVDFDVTCSRGTYVRTLCVDIGKALGYPAHMARLTRVRSGPFVLEDAVTLEELAEVAADGKWEEVLHPIDAVLGHFPAVVVSGRDESGVLNGQPLECEPFEGCDPEGRLIRVYGDTHGFCGIYRLNNDGVALAEKVFRNG; encoded by the coding sequence ATGACGATTCACGGCATCATTCCCGTGCATAAAGCCCCCGGCATGACTTCCCATGATGTGGTGGCCCGCATCCGCAAGCTGACGGGACAAAAGCGCGTCGGCCACACCGGTACGCTGGACCCCGACGTGGAGGGTGTTCTTCCCGTATGTGTGGGACAAGCCACGCGAATCGTGGAGTATATTCAGGAATTGCCCAAACAGTATCTCGGTACCATGGTACTGGGCCGTTCCACCGACACGGAGGACGCCTCGGGGGAAGTGGTGGAGGATCGTCCCGTCGATCGCGTCGATCCCGCCGATATAAACGAGGCGTTCCGGCGTTTCCACGGCACCATCACGCAAGTTCCACCGATGTTTTCGGCGGTGAAGGTAAAGGGAAAACGATTGTATGAGTTGGCGCGCGAAGGAAAGGAAGTCAAACGCCCGGCCAGACAGGTGACCATCTATCGCTTGCACGCTACCCGGATTCAGCCGGAAGGACCCTATCCCGAAGTGGACTTCGATGTCACCTGCTCCCGAGGAACTTATGTGCGAACGCTGTGTGTCGACATCGGCAAAGCGTTGGGATATCCCGCTCATATGGCCCGCTTGACCCGGGTGAGGAGTGGCCCTTTTGTCTTGGAGGACGCAGTGACATTGGAAGAATTGGCGGAAGTGGCGGCGGATGGAAAATGGGAGGAAGTGCTCCATCCGATCGATGCGGTATTGGGCCATTTTCCGGCTGTCGTGGTGTCCGGGCGGGACGAATCCGGTGTGTTGAACGGACAGCCCCTTGAATGCGAACCGTTCGAAGGATGCGACCCGGAAGGGCGTCTGATCCGGGTTTACGGTGACACACACGGTTTTTGCGGTATTTACCGGTTGAATAACGACGGTGTTGCTTTGGCAGAAAAAGTGTTCCGGAATGGGTGA
- a CDS encoding bifunctional riboflavin kinase/FAD synthetase, whose product METIHLQYPLHSNQPVPPVALAIGYFDGVHRGHQAVIRQARRMAQERGIQTAVMTFHPHPREVLGRVKMSRYLTPLPEKLEQFAQLGVDRTYVMRFDRDFAGLSRESFVEEVLIPLRVQAVAVGFNFRFGHRAQGCAQDLGVLAKNRFLAQVVMPVGVEGVTVSSTHLRHALGNGEIELARRILGRPYTVKGTVVHGDKRGRTIGFPTANVQPAEPYLIPKNGVYVVQVRRNGRIETGVMNIGTRPTFDDPVPRHTLEVHLFDVNEDLYGQTLEVAFLHFLREEKRFDSVDALVKQIQEDVAQARNWLTTHGWIGQQMG is encoded by the coding sequence ATGGAGACGATTCATCTGCAATATCCGTTACATTCCAATCAACCCGTGCCACCGGTGGCGTTGGCAATCGGCTATTTTGACGGTGTCCATCGGGGACATCAGGCAGTGATTCGGCAAGCCCGGCGGATGGCGCAAGAGCGGGGGATCCAAACAGCGGTGATGACATTCCATCCCCATCCCAGGGAAGTGTTGGGCCGGGTCAAGATGTCCCGATACCTCACCCCCCTTCCGGAAAAGCTGGAACAGTTTGCGCAACTGGGAGTGGACCGGACGTATGTGATGAGGTTTGACCGGGATTTCGCCGGCCTTTCCAGGGAATCATTCGTGGAAGAAGTGTTGATCCCGCTCCGCGTACAGGCGGTCGCCGTCGGGTTCAACTTTCGGTTTGGCCACCGTGCGCAAGGGTGCGCGCAAGATCTGGGCGTATTGGCAAAAAACCGATTCCTTGCCCAAGTGGTCATGCCGGTAGGGGTTGAGGGCGTCACCGTCAGCAGCACACATCTGCGCCATGCACTGGGCAACGGGGAAATCGAGTTGGCTCGTCGCATACTGGGACGTCCCTATACCGTGAAGGGAACGGTGGTCCACGGTGACAAGCGGGGGCGAACCATCGGCTTTCCGACGGCCAATGTGCAACCAGCGGAACCGTATCTGATTCCCAAAAACGGGGTCTATGTGGTACAAGTGCGGCGGAATGGCCGGATCGAGACCGGCGTCATGAACATCGGGACCCGTCCGACCTTTGATGATCCCGTTCCGCGGCATACATTGGAAGTGCATCTGTTCGACGTGAACGAAGATCTGTACGGTCAAACCCTGGAAGTGGCGTTCCTCCATTTTCTGCGGGAAGAAAAACGATTTGATTCCGTGGATGCACTGGTCAAACAGATTCAGGAGGATGTCGCCCAGGCACGCAACTGGTTGACGACCCACGGATGGATTGGCCAACAAATGGGATAG
- the rpsO gene encoding 30S ribosomal protein S15: MSLSQERKREIIDEFKTHENDTGSPEVQIAILTQRINELNEHLKKHKKDHHSRRGLLKMVGHRRNLLNYLKKKDIARYRQLIEKLGLRR; encoded by the coding sequence ATGAGCTTGAGCCAAGAACGGAAGCGCGAAATCATCGACGAGTTCAAAACGCACGAGAACGACACCGGATCCCCGGAAGTGCAAATCGCCATTTTGACGCAACGGATCAATGAACTCAACGAGCATCTGAAGAAGCACAAAAAAGACCACCATTCCCGTCGCGGTCTCTTGAAAATGGTGGGGCATCGCCGGAACTTGCTCAACTACCTGAAAAAGAAGGACATTGCGCGTTACCGTCAATTGATTGAAAAACTGGGATTGCGTCGGTGA
- a CDS encoding polyribonucleotide nucleotidyltransferase has translation MEPAKFETELAGRRLVLEFGSYANQANGSVLVRYGDTVVLATAVASKEPRDTDFFPLTVNYEERLYAVGKIPGGFIKREGRPSEKAVLASRLIDRPIRPLFPDGFRNEVQVVCLVLSVDQDCSSEIAAMIGASAALSVSDIPFAGPIAGVIVGRVDGKLVINPTVEQMEKSDMHLVVAGTKDAINMVEAGSDEVPEEDILEAILYGHETVRRLVEFQEEVVRAIGKEKMVPELYEVPEELERRVHEMATDRLIQAAQIVEKQERQNAIDAINQEVLEALAEEYPEQEADILNVLHDILKKEVRRMILEEGKRPDGRTAEEIRPLSSEVHILPRTHGSGLFRRGQTQVLSVCTLGALGDVQILDGLDLEESKRFMHHYNFPPFSVGEARPIRAPGRREIGHGALGERALEPVIPSEDEFPYTIRLVSEVLESNGSTSQASICASTLALMDAGVPIKAPVAGIAMGLVKEGDRVAVLTDIQGMEDHLGDMDFKVAGTRKGVTALQMDIKIEGINRDILKAALEQARKARMKILDNMAQAIAEPRKELSPYAPKILTMRIHPDKIRDVIGPSGRVINRIIDETGVKIDIEQDGRIYIASTDPKQNEAAKKIIEDLVREVEVGETYLGTVKRVEKYGAFVEVLPGKEGLVHISQLAENRVAKVSDVVKVGDTILVKVTEIDDQGRINLSRKAVLKEQPNIKIKN, from the coding sequence ATGGAACCTGCAAAATTTGAGACAGAATTGGCCGGAAGGCGACTTGTCCTGGAATTTGGCAGCTACGCCAATCAGGCCAATGGTTCGGTCCTGGTGCGATATGGAGATACAGTGGTCCTCGCGACGGCGGTAGCCTCCAAAGAGCCGAGGGACACCGACTTTTTCCCGCTGACGGTCAACTACGAAGAGCGTTTGTACGCGGTCGGCAAGATCCCCGGCGGTTTTATCAAACGGGAAGGACGGCCGAGCGAAAAAGCGGTGTTGGCCAGCCGGTTGATCGACCGACCGATTCGGCCGCTGTTTCCGGATGGTTTCAGGAACGAGGTGCAAGTGGTTTGCTTGGTCCTGTCGGTCGATCAGGATTGTTCATCCGAGATTGCCGCGATGATCGGCGCATCCGCCGCGCTGTCGGTTTCTGACATCCCGTTTGCAGGCCCGATTGCCGGCGTGATCGTCGGACGGGTGGACGGGAAGCTGGTAATCAACCCGACAGTGGAACAGATGGAAAAAAGCGACATGCATCTCGTGGTGGCCGGTACGAAAGATGCTATCAACATGGTGGAGGCCGGGTCCGACGAGGTGCCGGAAGAAGACATCCTCGAAGCGATTCTCTACGGCCATGAGACGGTGCGTCGACTGGTCGAGTTTCAGGAGGAAGTCGTCCGAGCGATCGGCAAGGAGAAAATGGTGCCCGAGCTGTACGAGGTGCCGGAAGAGCTGGAGCGTCGCGTTCACGAGATGGCGACGGACCGGTTGATCCAGGCGGCGCAGATCGTGGAGAAACAGGAACGGCAAAACGCGATCGATGCGATCAATCAGGAAGTGCTGGAGGCACTTGCGGAGGAATATCCGGAGCAGGAAGCGGATATCCTCAATGTGCTGCATGACATTCTCAAAAAAGAAGTGCGCCGCATGATTCTCGAGGAAGGCAAACGGCCCGACGGACGGACCGCAGAAGAGATCCGACCGTTATCCAGCGAAGTTCACATTTTGCCGCGCACGCACGGTTCCGGTCTGTTCCGGCGGGGTCAGACGCAAGTGCTCAGTGTGTGTACCCTGGGTGCGCTGGGAGATGTGCAGATTTTGGACGGTTTGGATTTGGAGGAGTCCAAGCGGTTCATGCACCATTACAATTTCCCGCCTTTCAGCGTCGGCGAGGCACGACCGATACGGGCGCCGGGACGGAGGGAAATCGGCCACGGTGCGTTGGGTGAACGCGCGTTGGAGCCCGTCATTCCTTCTGAGGACGAATTCCCCTACACCATCCGGTTGGTATCGGAAGTGCTGGAGTCCAACGGTTCCACCTCCCAGGCCAGCATTTGTGCATCCACGTTGGCGTTGATGGATGCGGGTGTACCGATCAAGGCTCCGGTGGCCGGTATCGCGATGGGATTGGTCAAAGAGGGCGACCGGGTGGCGGTGCTGACGGACATCCAGGGCATGGAAGACCACTTGGGTGACATGGACTTCAAAGTGGCCGGTACACGCAAAGGGGTCACCGCCCTGCAGATGGACATCAAGATTGAAGGCATCAACCGTGACATCTTGAAAGCGGCGTTGGAGCAGGCACGCAAGGCTCGGATGAAGATCTTGGACAACATGGCGCAAGCGATCGCAGAACCGCGCAAAGAGTTGTCGCCTTACGCCCCGAAAATCCTGACGATGCGCATCCATCCCGACAAGATCCGCGATGTGATCGGACCGAGCGGTCGTGTGATCAACCGCATCATCGACGAAACGGGCGTCAAAATCGACATCGAACAAGACGGTCGCATCTACATCGCTTCCACCGATCCGAAACAAAACGAAGCAGCCAAGAAAATCATCGAAGACCTGGTGCGCGAGGTGGAAGTGGGCGAAACGTATCTCGGTACAGTCAAGCGGGTGGAGAAATACGGCGCCTTCGTCGAGGTCCTTCCGGGCAAGGAAGGTTTGGTCCACATCTCGCAACTGGCTGAAAATCGGGTGGCCAAAGTGTCGGATGTCGTGAAAGTGGGAGACACGATTCTGGTCAAGGTAACGGAGATCGACGACCAGGGACGGATCAACCTGTCGCGCAAAGCGGTATTGAAGGAGCAGCCCAACATCAAGATCAAGAACTGA